The genomic region CAGAAAGCCGACGCTGGAGACGGGATCGACGTCGCGAGGTACGACCTCTCCGGCGTTCCACCGGGCGCCTCCGCTGCCGAGCGCGCCCGCGTCGACGACGGTGACCTCGCACCCCCGCCGCACCAGCGCCAGGGCGCTGAGCAGCCCAATTGGGCCAGCACCGATGACGATGACCGACTGCGTCATGCCGTACCTCCTTGCCTCGGCCAAACAGGTCCGCCAGTAAACCAGCGGTTGAAGTGGCAGTCAAAAAATGAAGTGTAGCCAAATTTCCGATGCCGTTATAAGCTGCGTCACACCAAGCCACAGGCCGCCCCGTTGGGGAAATCCGGGCCCGTCGAAGATTGGAACGAAAAGTGCGAATCAAGCTTGCTTGTATGGGTTTTGCCGCTCTGGTCGCGGCGGCGGGGACGGCCTGCAGCGGCTCCAGTGCCCCCACAGACGTCGATCTGGGATCCGGTCCGGCCGTGGCCGGTCAGGTCAAGGAAGGCGCCTTGGACGGGGTGACCCTGACCTTCGTGTCGTGGGGCGGCGCCTACCAGGATGCGCAGAAGACGAGCGTGATGGATCCGTTCGCAAAGCAGTCCGGCGCAACGGTTCTCGATGACGGTCCGACCGAGTACGCCAAACTACAGGCGCAGATCGCCAACAAGCAGGTCAGCTGGGACGTCGTTGACGTCGACGGTTTTTACACGCCGACCCGCTGCGGAACCGAGTTGATGAAGCTGGACTGGTCGATTATCGACAAGAGCCAGGTCCCCGAGGGGATGGCGACCGACTGCTCGGTGCCCGCCAACGTGTTCGGCGACGTCCTGGCCTTCAACGAGGACAAGGTCGGCGACGCGCCGACGAGCTGGGCGGACTTCTTCGACGTCGCCAAGTATCCGGGCAAGCGAGCGGTCTCGCAGTCCACCGACACCGGGGTGTTCGAGGCCGCACTGCTGGCCGACGGTGTGTCCCCGGACAACCTGTACCCGCTCGACGTGCCGCGGGCAGTCCGCAAGCTCAACAGCATTCGCGATCATCTGGTTTTCTATACCTCGGGATCGCAAGCCCAGCAGATGCTGGAATCCGGCGAGGTCGACATGGGAATCGTGTGGACCAGCCGCGCACGAGGGGCCGCCGAGTCCGGTGCGCCAGTCGCGGTCATGTGGGACCAGGCGTTCTCGACCTACGAGTCGCTGGCGGTGCCCACAGGCGTCAAGAATCCCAAAGCCGCTATGGCACTGATCAACTTCTATCTCGGCGTCGATCAGCAGAACGAGTTCGCCGCGATGAACGGCAGCGGTCCGGTCAACACCGAGGCCACGCCCGCCTACAAGGGTGACGCCGGCAGTTTCCAGATCACCAACCCGGCCTACGCCGACAAGGTGGTAAAGATCGACATGAACTACTGGGGGCAGAACTACAAGATGCTCGACGACTCCTACAACGGCTGGGTCTCGGGAGCCTAAGCCCTCGTCATGATTCAACAACCCGTTCCCATTGGACCTGCCGCGGGGCCGTCCGACGATGGTCCGTCGACGGCCGCCGCGGACGGCAGACGCGACCGACTGCTAGTGCTGGGGCTTCTCGCCCCGGCACTGGCGGTACTTGCCCTGCTGTTCGTCTATCCCGTCGCCGTCGGGATCCTGCAGAGCTTCTCCCAACCGCGCTGGGGTTGGGATAACTACGTGTGGTTCTTCGGCTCGGACGTCAATCGCGCGATGCTGTGGCGCACCGTGGTGGTTGCGATTCTGACGACCGTCATCACCTTGCTGATCGCTTATCCGTACGCGTACTTGATGACGCTCGTCGGCCCACGCATGCGCGTCTTGTTGCTTGCTCTGGCGGTGTTGCCGTTCTGGATCAGCGCCCTGATCAGGACCTTCGCCTGGTTCGTGATCCTGCAGGACACCGGCACCCTCAATAAGGGCCTCGACGTGCTCGGCCTGGGCCCGGTGCACCTGATTCGCACCCCCGCCGGTGTTCTCATCGGCATGGTGCAGGTGCTGCTGCCCTTCATGGTGCTACCGCTGTACAACGTCATCCGCACTATCGACCGGCGACTGCTGCAGGCCGCCGAAAGTGCCGGCGCCAGACCGTCAGTGGCCTTCTTCACCGTCTACGTGCCACTGTCGTTGCCCGGCGTGGCCGCTGGATCCATCGTGGTCTTCATATCAGCTCTGGGGTTCTACATCTTTCCCGCACTGCTCGGATCTCCGCAGGAAGCGCTCATCGCACAAGCCATCTACGACCAAACTGCACGCAGCTTGAACTTCGGGCGCTCCGGAGTCATGGGTGTTGTGCTCCTGGGGGTCGTCGCGGCAGTCTTCGGCGTAGTCGCCCTGGCGTCGTCGCTACGGCACAGGGCCAACCGATGACCCGCACACTGACCCGGACCTTCCTCTGGCTAACAGCAGGTTTGGTCGCGGCGTTCATGCTGCTGCCGGTGCTGATCGTCGTTCCCCTGAGCTTCTCGGAGAAGGCGTCCTTCGAGTTCCCGCCCAGCGGCTGGTCGACGCGTTGGTACGAGCGATTCTTCAGCAACTCGGCATGGTCGACCTCGTTGACCAACTCCCTGCTCATCGGCGTCGTCGTCAGCGTGGTCTCCGTCATCATCGGCACTGCAGCAGCTTTGGGACTGCGCCGCCTGTCGACACGGTATTCCGCGCTGCTAAGACTGACGTTCCTGGCGCCCCTGATCATCCCCGGCGTCGTCATCGCCGTCGGCGTCTACACACTGTTCCTGCGCAGCCACCTCGTCGGCACCTACCTCGGGTTCGTGCTCGCCCACACGCTAATGGCGTTCCCGTTCGTCGTAATCTCCGTTAGTGCCTCGCTGGCCAGCTTCGACGACCGGCTACTGGACGCCTCCGCCAGCCTGGGCGCCTCTCCCATCACGTCGTTCGCTCTGATCACGCTGCCAGCGATCGCACCCGGGGTGGCCGCGGGAGCCCTCATCGCCTTCGTCACGTCTTTCGACGAGGTACTGCTGTCCATGTTCATCCAGGACCCCTCCCTGAGGACACTGCCGGTTCAGATGTACTCGACTCTGATCCGCGACACCGATCCCACGATCGCCGCAGCCTCCACGTTGATCCTGGCTGTCACAACCATCGGCGTCACGCTCGTCCTCACGTACGCGGCACGAAAGGCCAAAGATGCCAACTAAACTCCCCCGGGGCATCGGCGCACCAGTCGAGCTCAAGAATCTGTACAAGAGCTACGCCGGCCGCGACGTAGTCAAGAACATCTCGATGTCAATCAACGCCGGCGAGTTCGTGACCCTGCTCGGTCCCTCTGGCTCCGGCAAGACCACCACCCTCAACTTGATCGCCGGCTTCACCCCGATCACGTCGGGCTCGATCGCCGTCAACGGCCAGGACCTCAGCGGCACACCAGCCCACAAGCGAGGACTAGGCGTCGTCTTCCAGCACTACGCCTTGTTCCCCCATCTGACCGTCGACCAGAACGTCATGTACCCGCTGCGCCGACGGCGCATCTCCCGCGCCGAAGCTCGAAAACGTGCGGGGGAGACCTTGGAACTGGTCGGCCTTGGAGGGTACGGAAAGCGGCGCGTCAACCAGCTCAGTGGCGGTCAACAACAACGCGTGGCGCTCGCGCGTGCACTCATCTACTCGCCGCCCCTGCTGTTGATGGACGAACCGCTGGGCGCACTCGACAAACGTCTCCGCGATGCACTGCAGATGGAAATCAAACGCGTGCAAAGCGAACTCGACAGCACCTGTATCTTCGTCACCCACGATCAAGAGGAGGCGCTGGTCATGTCGGACCGCGTCGCGGTCTTCAACGATGGTCAGATCGTGCAGTTCGACCGACCCGAGGTGCTCTACCGCCAGCCCGCCAACCTCTTCGTCGCACGGTTTCTCGGAGACTCAGTCCTCCTCGACGGCGAAGGCGCGGGCGATGTGTTCACCACGTCGACGGGCAAGATTCGGCTCAACCAACCCCACCAGGGCAAGGGGACGCTGTTCCTGCGCCCTGAAAAGCTCCGCATCGCCGCCCAACCCAACGACGTCCCAGAATCCGCCGACACGCTCCGGGCCACGGTCGTACGCACCATCTTCGTCGGGCCTTCAGCAAAGGTGGAGGTCGAACTTGCCGACGGCACCACTGCAGTCGCTCGGCTGGCCGACGAACATGCCACACTGTGGCGACCAGGCGATTCCGTTCACCTGTGGTGGACATCCCAGGAAGCGCGCGTACTTGTCGATTGAGGCATCGAATGATTGATGAAGTGGGCGGCGGTGATCACGTCGACACAACCACTGAGCGCGAACGTTTCGGCGCGCGCCTCCGTTCCGTGCGACAAGGCCAAGGGCTGACGCTCAACCAGGTCGCGGCCCGAGCTGGTGTCACCGCCAGTGCGCTAAGCCAAATCGAACGCGGACGTAGCGGGGCGACCATCGAGACCGTTGTCCGGATCGCCGGCGCGCTCAACGTCTCGACGGGTAGCCTTTTCATCGAAGATAACTGGCGCACACAACCTCTGCGCCGCGCCGACCGAGTCGCCATGCGCGGCAGCGGCGGACATCTTCAAGAAGTCCTCAACCGACGCGGCGGAACCCGCTTCGAAGTCTTCGAAGTGCAGATCCCGCCCGGCGTCAGCGACGCACCGCATCTCTACGCACACGGCGACTCCGAGGAAATGCTGCTCATCCTCGACGGCGCGCTCGAACTCCAGCTCGGCGGACACACCTACCAGTTAGAAGAAGGCGACACGATCGAATTTCAAACGTCGATCCCGCACCTGGTCACCAACAAACGCAAGACCGAGGCCCGCGCACTTTGGATCATCTCTCCGCCCACCAGCGGACGGCACTACGAATCCGACGCATCTCCCAAGGGCCACCGACGCACAAAGGACTCAAACGCGTCTGACTGACCTGAACCCAGACCGTCTCGCTGCGGCTCTTGCGCCAGCACGTCATCGATCGGCCTGCAGGCATTCCGGCCGGCATTGTTGGTCGTCGATCATCATTGGCCGTACGTGCGTCGGAGATTGGCGTTGATCAGTTCTCCAATGCGCTGAAACATGTGCTGCACGAAGCGGGCCTCCGGCAGCGGATCATCGAGATGCAGCGTCCATCGCAGGTCGGTTCCCCCGCGCGCCGCCGCGAGATCGAAGCGTAAGCGCGCGTCGGGGCGTTCGGGCCACAGTGATGACCACACGACGTAGTCAGGCCGATCCGCCTCGGTGACGGTCGGAGCGACTTCGTCATCGTGCAACACCATCCACGGGCGAACTGGCTGCCGATGGGGATCGCACAAATCGTCGAAGACCACCCCCGGTGGGGCGGGTTGGTTGCGCATACGCGTCCCGACCTCATTCACTGCCCCACCTCCTCTCGCGCCTGCAACGCTCAGTCAACTGTCGCCTGGGAGCGGCGATGCGCGGACCATAGCGCCCAACAGACCGGCGGCTCAACCTTCTCAAGGGTGCGGAGGTGTGCGTGGACCGATTTGGCCCTTGCACATGCGCAGGATCAAGGCGATCTCGTCCTCCGAGCGGACTGCTGGAGTCAGAACTTGCCGTAAGAGCAGGCCTCGAAGCGCGGCAACGGCGACGGTGGCCATGGTCAGCGCGTCCTCGGGCTCGAGCCCGTCGCGTTCGGCGAGCGCGGCCAGCATCTTGGTCAAGTCGTCGAGCGAGTCGCTGAACTCACGAAAGTTGTCGGGGTTGTACGCGGCCAGTCCTACTACGTGAAAGAAGCCGCGGACACGCGGCAGCTGCTCCGGGCGGGTGTAGGCCCGCCAGATCGCCACGACGAGGTCGTCAAAGGTGCCCTGTTGGGCGGTCTTGAAAAGCGCCTCGTTGTCACGAGATCGCTGCACCGTGAGCATGGCCGCCAAGACGCCCGACAGAGACCCGAAGTGGTACCGCAGCAGCGCGTGGCTGGTCGCCGCCCTGGCGGCGACCTCACGCAGCGACACCTCCGGCGAGGGAAGGCCCTCCCCGTAGGCGTCGAGAAGCCGAGCCAGCAGGCGGTCGCGTGCGTCGCCTCTGCGTTCCGCGCTTGACAAGCTCACTCCCGCAGTTTATCCATTGGATAACAATTATCCAATGGACAAGAACCGCTGAGGCGCCGTGCCGCGAGGCCGGCCGAGTTGTGAAGGACCTCCGATGAGCTCCATGTGGCAGGGCTGTCTCGCCGACACCGACTACTTCGAGATGCGTTCCAGCGGTGGGCATGACTACGGCGTCTGGGTCACCACGCCACCCGGATACGACCCCGCCACGACGCAAGCGCCTGTCGTGTATGTCCTCGACGGCAACTTTGCCGTGGGCCTGACGGCTCCGCTCATCGTCACCCAGATGGACCCCATGCAGCGGATCCAGCCCTACATCCAGGTCAGCGTCGGCTACGCGGGCGAGGAAGCACAGGACTGGGATCGGCTGCGCAACAGAGACTTCGTGCCACCGGGCGAGCCCATCGCCAAGGAACTCATCGACGCCGTGGAGATGGGACTGCAAGCGGGCATGAGGACGCGCGAGGAGGCCGACGCCTACCTCGCCGAATTGCGCGACACGCACGCCGATGTGTTCCTGACCTTCCTCACCACCGAACTGCACCCGCGGATCGCACGCGCCTACGGCACAGCCGCGAGCGGTCACGGCCTTTTCGGCTACTCCTACGGCGGACTCTTCACTCTCTACGCCTGGCTCACCGGCAGCACGCTCTTCGAGAGCATCGGAGCGGGCAGCCCCGGCGTCATCGCTGAAGACAGTCAGGTCTTCGCCCAGCTCCAAGAGATGGGTGACAGCCAGCGTGCCGCCAAGCTTCACGTGACCTTCAACGACCGAGAGCTTCTCGGAGACCTGGCCGTCTACCAAAGCCTCGCGAAGAACACCGCCACCGTGCTTCACCGCCTCACCGCACGCAGCGAAGCGGTCACCAGCGAGATCCTGCAGGAAACGCACGTGACTGGCCTGCAGGCCTCATTCCTCAGCTACCTCAGGACCTGCCGTCCCCTGTAAGCGCGAAACATGCCTTCCGCTTGCCAGACCCGAGCTAGACCAGATTCTGAACTGCTTTCGTGAACGAAAGTGCTCAGAGGGGCCAGGTCAAAGGGTCCAGGAGCAGGTAGAAGCGGAGTCGTTCGGCGTCTAAGTCGATGCCGTACTGATCGGAGAACTCGCGGTCTGCTTGGCGGGCTGTGCGCTCATCGGGCCATGTCTCGCGGGCGTTCGTAAGAAGGAGCGCGATGTCGGCATAGGGGTCTGCCCGCCCAAGCCGGCCAAGGTCGATCAGCCCGCAGACTCGTCGGGTGTCGGGATCGACGAGAACGTTCGGCAGACAGAGGTCACCGTGGCAGACGACTAACTCGTCGCGCTCCTGTTCTACACGGCGCGGCAACTCGTCTTCGAGGTGTCGCAGTATCTGCGCCGGCGGGGTCTCCTGCAGTTCAGGCGGCAAGAACTCAGCCTGAACGCGGTTCTCGGCCACGGTTGTTCGGGCGAGATCCATCATCGTCGCCAAACTTCTGTCGAAGGGACAGCTCGCCGCGTCGAGGTCGTGCAACTCGCGTGCCAAGTTGGTGATTGACAACCAGGTCTCGCGGAGCGTGTCGGCGCCGAGTTGGTCAGCCGGAACGCCAGCAACGGCGCGCGTCACTAGACAGGCGCCGCGGTCGGTGCTTCGCCAGTCCAGCACGGCCCCAACGGGAATGCCGGCATCACCGAGCCACACTATTCGGTCACGTTCGGCGGCCAGATCGGCACAACGCTCAGGTGTCACCAGTTTCGCGTAGCGCGCACCGTCGTGGTCGCGTAGCACCGTATCGCCGGACTCACCGGTCGTGACGGGCACCCACTCCGCATCCTCAGGCAACAGCTGCGTCGACAACCAAGCGTTCACCGGCATATCTCAATCATGGCTTACCGGATTCGACGAGACTCGCGGTGCACCGAGAAAGCCGCGCCCGCACCCATACTGGTCACCGTGCTCGATCATGCCGAGGTGGTGCGGCTGTACGGCCCGTGGAGTGTTCGAACTCCTCGCGAGGCGGCCGACTTCCTTCGCGGTTACCCGGGCAGGTGGTGGATCGCCGGCGGCTGGGCGATCGATGCATTCACCGGGACCACACGCGCGCACGGAGACCTCGACATCGGTATCCCACGCATGGAGGCAGCGGGTTTCATAGCGTTCGTCGGCGCGACCCTGGACGTGTGGGCAGCCGCAGGAAGCCTGACACCGCTCCCCCGCGGCGGGTCGAGCGTTCCAGATGACTGCGGCAACCTCTGGTTGCGGGCAAGCGGTGCCGATCCGTGGGAATACGACGTCCTGCTCGAAGACGTCCGCGAGGAGACCTGGGTCTACAAGCGCGCCACACACATCTCGCGGCCCCTCAGTCACTGCCTGTGGTCACGCGATGACATCACCTACCTACGGCCCGAGATTCAACTCCTGCTCAAAGCGAAGGACGCCCGGGCCAAGGACGCTTTCGACCTCGAGCGGTGCCTCCCGCGCCTCGACGAATCCAGCCGCACTTGGCTCGCTCAGCGATTGCGCCAGGAGAGCCCCCGACACCCCTGGGTCGGCAAACTGGCCGTCAGCACGACTGACCTCGGCTAACGGTCGGTCAACTCGGCACTGTGCATCCGCTATGTACCAACCTATTTCAAATCACTGCGTCGTTTCTCTAGAAGCGGTGTCATCGAGTAACCGGCGTCAGCCAAAGGGGCTTGATACGTTTGCTGCTGAGGGGAGTCAAGATGAAGGTGTTCCCTGACGCGGGGCGGCGTCGACGCACTGTTTATGTCGCTATCGTCGACGGAGTCGTGATCATCGCCGGTTCGATCGTTGCCCTTGCCGTGTTGGGCTCGCGGCCCAATGAACGAGGGGTCGCGGCTCTGCGTCACGCCGTGCCTCCCGGTGATGAGTGGGCGGGGCTAGATCGCGTCTCGCAATGGCCGACTGACTGGACATCGGCTGTGTGCAGACCACCGGTGTACTGGTTGAAGGCTGAAAACAAAGACCTGCCGCACGCAACTCGACGAGGAGTTTGTCAGGCCAAAATTGCCCCGGCGGGTGAGTACTTCGACGTCACTCTCGCGCGTTTCAACAACGAGCTTGAGATGCAGGTCGACCTGCAGAACTACGGGTATGAGGCGTACGCGTTCGCTTACGATCAAGGAGGTTTGCTGGTTTACGCCATCTCCGGGTCGGTTCAAAACATGGACATCACGGCGGTGTTGGAACCCCTGGAGAGATACGGCTTCAACGTTTATCACGACCCTGGTCCATAGCGTCCCGGGCAGCACCGACTTCGCTAGCTGGCAGTCTCCTGGGTCTCGCCGCCCAACGTGGTAGCCAAGTGCTTGGCTCCCGTCGTTGGGCCTGGCGGTATGTGTCGAGGTGGACACGCAGCGCAGCAAGTCCGGGATGCTGGTTTGCGGTATGCCAGATCAGCGAGTGCGGGTAAACCGGGGCGGGGTTGCGCACCGGGATCCGTCGCAGGCCGTATAGATCCGGCCAGAGGTAGCGGTCTCGCCTGCCGACAAGCGTTGCGATACAGGGCTCTTCGCGCAGAGCTTCCATCAGGGCTTCGTCGCCGAAGTGCGGACCGTGACCGTCGATTGTGAGGTCGAATGCTGCTGCGAGGTCCTCGTAGAATGCGGCCCACTCGGTTCCGGGGACGATGCCTGGAATCCACACTCTGAACCCGCGCAGTTGATGTGGCGTGACGACGGCTTCAGCAGCGAGCTGGTGCGCCGGGCCCACCAGCACTTCGAGTTCATCATCGACGGCGCGAAGCGTGCTCAAGCCGTGAGGCAGTTCGGTGTCCGGCGTGGTGACTGCGCGAAATGCTGCATCAATGGCGCCGGACTGCACGGCTGCTAGGGCGCCGGTGAGGGTGTTGTCGACCAGCGTGACAACCTCAACGTTCACCCCGGGGTACGCGCGGTGAAAGCCCTGCAGCACGACCGAGGGGGCAACACGACGATTGGTGACATCGACACGTAAGACGCGATTCTGTGGCTGAACGGATTTCCGAGCCCGGTCGGCGGCGCGAAGCACCTCCGCCGCGTGCGGAAGAAACGAACGACCCTCCAAAGTGAGCTTCACGCCGTGAACACTGCGCACGAATAGCGTTGCTCCCACCGTGCGTTCGAGCACGGCTATGCGTTTCGACACCGCCTGCGGAGTGATGTGCAAATCATCGGCGGCGTCTTGAAACCGGCCCAGCTCGGCGGCCACCACAAAGGTGCGAATGCCTTCAACGTCCAACGGTCGTTCCCCACTGTTGGTTGTGTCGTGCTCGCGTGTCGGTTGCTTGATGCACCCACATACCCGCTGCTGCAATCGGCGCATGCCTCATGTGACATCTGGCCGTCTGTACATCCACACTCCCGAGTGGGCTCAGGTCGCCCGCAGGATCGAACAGGTTACGACTCTCACCTCGCGCCTGAATCTGCTGACCTTCGACGACGACGCCGGACGGAGGGCACTGCTCGACGAAATATTCGGTCGAGCGCTGCCCGAAACCCTCACGCTGTATCCACCGTTCTTCACCGACAATGGGCTCAACACAACGTTCGGCGAGAACGTGTTCGTCAATCAGGGGTGCCGGTTCTACGACCAAGGCGGTATCCGGATTGGCGACGCAACCATGATCGGTCCGAACACCCATCTCATCACCTCCGGGCACCCCGTTCCACCTGCAGAACGGCGAGAGTACATTCTGGCCGCACCGATAGTGCTCGAAGACAACGTCTGGCTCGGCGCGGCAGTCACCATACTTCCCGGCGTCACGATCGGTGCGAACTCAGTAGTCGGTGCCGGCGCCGTCGTCACCAAGGACGTCCCGCCCAACACGCTAGTAACAGGATCCGCCGCAACCGTCCGCAAGCAGTGGGAGGTCTAAGGATTTGACGACGCGGGCGCATGAGTCTTAACGGCGCATTGTGTCGGTGGCGAAGAGGCGACTGCACGATTGAGGACCGGCCGAACAGACGCCCTGATTGGGGCGTCAGTTCAGATAGTCGGCACCCCCGACGTAGGTCGTCCCGGGAGCATTGGATTGCAGTGCCGCCCGGGCGATTTCGGTGGCAAATTCCTCAACGCTCGGAAGCGGGGCTTGGTCACGACGGGCTTCGACGGAGGCGGGGTCTTTGCGTTGGAGAAGTCGGACGATGATGGTTCCGTCGATCATGTCGCCGGATACGACCTTCAGTTCGATCCCACGTTTCGCCAGGGCGGGTTTGGCGGCCAGCAGCGCATCCTCACCAGCGCGCTTGCTCTGCGCGATCGGTTCGTACCCGTCGGGCACCGGCTTGTCCGGATAGAAGTGCGCTTGATGACTGGTGACGAAGACAATCCGCGCCCCAGGCGCCATGAGCGGAAGAGCGAGCGTCACGAGACGCAGCTGCGCATCACGATTCAGGCGCATTGCGTAACTCGGGTCGGCTCCGCGCTCCAGACCGCCAGAGGCGTTGAGCACCAACACATCAAGTGCATCAAATCGCTCACCAATAGCCGCCAGCAGCGCCTCCACCTGCGCTCCATCACAGACGTCGGCGCCGGCAGCCGATGCCTGTCCCCCGGCCGCACGGATCCCGTCGACCACAGCGTTGGCTCTCTTGGCCTTTTCACGGTAGTTGACCAGAACATGGACACCAGCCGCGGCGAGGAGCCGAGCCACCTCGGCGCCGATCCCGCGGGACGCGCCCGTCACCAACGCGACAGGTGTGGCCATCCGCCCGTTAGGGCGAGCGCGGCCATCGCCACCTACCTCGCCGTCGTCGGCGTCCCCACCTTGACCGATCATGCAAATCTCCTTGTCACCGTGCGGCGCATTTCTTAGATACTACTTAACTTTGTCTTATTTTTCTTATTTTCGTGTTAGCGTCGATCGCATCGCGCGCCGGAGCGCGCTGGGGAGGCGGTACGACATGACCGACCACGCTGTTGTTCTCGGCGCGGGAATCGCCGGACTATTGGCTGCGGCGGCCCTGGCCGACACGCATGCGACCGTCACCGTCGTCGAACGAGATCGCCTGCCCGACGGTCCATTCGAGCGCCGCGGCACACCCCAGGCACCCCACCTGCACAGCATTCTGTCCCGGGGGTGGCTCACCATCGAGGAACTGCTCCCCGGGTTTCTCGCCGACCTGGCCGCTCGCGGAGGCGACGTTCTCGACGACGCCCACCTCGGGGCTCGCATACACGTCCAGAACGGTCCCTATACCTTCAACCGCACCGACCCGGTCGCCGACCCGGCGGCCCTCACCATGCATCTGGTGACCCGGCCGTTCGTCGAGTTCCACCTACGCCGGCGGGTCGCCGCCCTGCCCAACGTCACCATCACCGACGACCACGACATCGTCGAACTCGCTGCCGCACAACCCCACCGGATCACCGGCGTCTCGATCAGCGACCGCCGCACCGGCCATACACAGGCACTGTCCGCCGACCTGGTCATCGATGCCACCGGACGGGGCAGCCGCACACCCCTGCTGCTCGACAACCTGGGCCTCGGACGGCCACCGCGGCGATCCTTCACCGTTCACGGTGTGTACTACAGCCAACGAATCACCATCCCCGACCACGACACGTTCCGCGAACGCCTGATCCTGGTCGTCCCGCCCACCGCTGCCGGGCGAGGTGGCCTCATCGCGGGCGAGAACGACACATGGACGTTGACCGTGGCCAAGCACACCAACGACCCCCATTCGCCCCCAACGACATTCGCGGACATGCTGGCCCTAGCCGAAGAGTTCGTTCCGCCACACATCCATCCAGCCTTGCAGCGGGCACAACCGCTCACCGATGTGATGGTCCACCGCTACCCCGGCGGCACCTGGCATCGCTACGATCGCCACCCTCACCAGCCCGAGGGCCTGCTCGTCGTGGGTGACGCGCTGTGCTGCCTCGATCCCATCCACGGCCAAGGCATCACCATGGCCGCGCTACACGCACACGCCCTCCGCACACACCTACGCCACGGCCGAGACGTTGACCCGCGACGCTTTCATCAGGCGCTGGCAGCCGTCACCGCACCCGTGTGGGCCATGAACCAGCCCCCCGGCCACACCACGACCCGCAGCGTCAAACATGCCCTACAAGGACGTCTCATCCGGTGGGGGCGCCACAAGATCCTCCAATCCGCCGACGACATCGTCGTCACCGAACGGCTCATCCGCGTGGTCAACATGATCGACCCGCCACAACGCCTCCTGGAGCCGACACTGCTCGCCCGCGTGGCCACACACCACATCCGTCAGACACTGACCCGCTACCGCCGACACCCAGGAGCGAACACCCATGCTTGAAGTCGTCTACCGCAACGCTCGCACCCGAGTCGCTGACCTTGCCGCCACCCTCAGCGCCGAACAACTACAGGCACAGGTACCTGCCACACCGCGATGGACAACACACGACCTGATGGCCCATCTCGTCGGATGTGCCGCCGATGCGGCCAGCGGACGAGTAGACGGAGCGCCGGGTGACCAGTGGACGGCACGGCATGTCGCCGAACGCCGACACCTCTCCGTGGGTGAGCTGCTCGTCGAGTGGGACCGTGTCGGCCCAGCAGCAGAATCCACCCTGACCGAGGAACAGATCTTCGGACCCAACATCGCCGCCGATGTGACCTGCCACGAATCGGACCTGCACGAGGCGCTGGGACTGCCTCGCGTCGACCGCGAGCACTGGCAGCCATTCCTCGAGGTGATGATGGGGTATCTGCGGAACCAGCTCCGGCACAACACGACTGTGCTAATCCGCGACGAGGAAGGGCAGCAATGGAGTTGCGGTTCGGGAGAACCCACCACGCTGCTACGGGCCGACGGTTACGAACTTCTCCGTGCCACACATAGCCGCCGCTCCCGGACCCAGATCGCCGCCTGGGACTGGACACCCACAGC from Mycolicibacterium sp. YH-1 harbors:
- a CDS encoding NAD(P)/FAD-dependent oxidoreductase; this encodes MTDHAVVLGAGIAGLLAAAALADTHATVTVVERDRLPDGPFERRGTPQAPHLHSILSRGWLTIEELLPGFLADLAARGGDVLDDAHLGARIHVQNGPYTFNRTDPVADPAALTMHLVTRPFVEFHLRRRVAALPNVTITDDHDIVELAAAQPHRITGVSISDRRTGHTQALSADLVIDATGRGSRTPLLLDNLGLGRPPRRSFTVHGVYYSQRITIPDHDTFRERLILVVPPTAAGRGGLIAGENDTWTLTVAKHTNDPHSPPTTFADMLALAEEFVPPHIHPALQRAQPLTDVMVHRYPGGTWHRYDRHPHQPEGLLVVGDALCCLDPIHGQGITMAALHAHALRTHLRHGRDVDPRRFHQALAAVTAPVWAMNQPPGHTTTRSVKHALQGRLIRWGRHKILQSADDIVVTERLIRVVNMIDPPQRLLEPTLLARVATHHIRQTLTRYRRHPGANTHA
- a CDS encoding maleylpyruvate isomerase family mycothiol-dependent enzyme gives rise to the protein MLEVVYRNARTRVADLAATLSAEQLQAQVPATPRWTTHDLMAHLVGCAADAASGRVDGAPGDQWTARHVAERRHLSVGELLVEWDRVGPAAESTLTEEQIFGPNIAADVTCHESDLHEALGLPRVDREHWQPFLEVMMGYLRNQLRHNTTVLIRDEEGQQWSCGSGEPTTLLRADGYELLRATHSRRSRTQIAAWDWTPTAVTDVVERFGFFGPRDDDQPIPISTPLT